ttttttattaaattgaaaaaatttatcactaaaaataaataacttttacatatataaggatAACTTTTGAGCATTTTACGTTTACTTTAATTTCGGTGTACActatttatcgtacacctcatgtaaataagaatttgtgttgtcCTTATCAAAGTCCAACGAAGTTTGACgggttaaagtttatttaacTAAACAAAAGTAttactcatgttctaaattatacGAGTAGCACAATAGTGTATttcatttgtttattttatacgTTCGCGATGTATTTATTTGTCTTACAAAAATTAATCAATTCATTGAAATAAATTAACTTCTTGAAAATCAATCCATACAATAACGTGATTTTTTTGAAGTACGGtaaaaaaaagttactatattatcTATATCTAAATGATGTCCCAATACATAAAATAatgtaaaaattaataaataaacacAACATACAAGATTAAACTATTCATCTGACATTTTATACGACATGTGTGTCCTACCTATCAGTAGTCACATAAATTTTCAAAAGATATATTTATTAAACGGGATTTAAACTAACAAAAACATTAATTCCAAACTCAATAGGCATATTTCATATCAGACGATTTTGCCTTTTAGTTCATTGATAAAGTTCTCAATATTCATATTGGAAGATCCACCACTTAATGTTGCTTTCTTAGCCGCCTCTTTCCACATAATGGATTGTTCCTTCATAGCTAAAGCCCGTGGTCCTGTGGTCACCTCCATAATACACCTTTCAATCTCCTCTTTCTCAAGCTCACCGTCCTTTTTCTTACTCATCCTTACTCCCACCTTGAAAACATCTACAAGAAGTATAGCATTTGTTGGTTGATCAGTCCAATCAGGGTAAGCTATAATCGGAACACCAGCCATTATAGTTTCTAATGTCGAGTTCCATCCACAATGAGTTAAAAAACACTCTATAGCTGGGTGCATTAGAACTTTCTCTTGACAACACCATGGAACTATTAGTCCTCTGTCTTTTGTATTCTCGATAAATCCTTCCGGTaattctcccattttccttccCCAACCCTCTTTGCCTTCCTTCCTCACCCATAAAAATCGCCTATTTTTGTCACTTTCCAAGGCCATTGCTAGTGCTTCTGTCTCACTTTGTGATAACACAGATATACTCCCTAATGCAATGTATATCACTGATGATTTACCTGGTAGTATTCCAAAATATATGTATAAGTGTAACAACCTTCAATCACATTAAATATTATACTAATTGTCATGAATTACATAGACTAAAAGTTATCTGAACTAAGTGGACTGAATAGACCCGATCAAATCATGTTGCAAAAGAGTAAACATTTgagaaaataaatttattagacttgattaaaatttattggaacttatttgaCTTGGTTAGAACTTATCTAATATTATTGCAacgaaatttattttttctttaaagGGAAGAAGAATGCCCCTTGCCTACAAATCTACGTATCTACCTCCATGTGTTTAATATGGCCCATTAACTTTTGAATAGTAAAAAAAAGAAACCTCTTGAATAAACAAGGataccctttctctctcttaaaaaaGAAACCTcttccttctctctacaaaaacCCAAATCCTAGGTTTTCCCTTAGCGCCGCCGACGGCTTGAGAATCGTCTCTCCTCTCAGGTCGTCGGCGAGCGGTTAAGTGTAGTAGCTTCTTTCGTTTAgagtgttttttatttttggtggaGGAGCTACCTCCGTGAGTTTCGCCGGCAAATCAAAGAAGGGTTTTCAATAGGTTGAAGAAGCTTTATTGCTTCTCTTGATCTCCTCATCGGCGATTTTGTTTCAGTCGACTTTTCCGACCTTTGACACAAGGGATCTCTGTCAGATCGGGTTAAGCAACCTTGGTGTCCATCTCCGAAGCTTCCCTAGACGCCACCGTGGATAATCTCTCCGGTAAAGGTGAAATTTGGGGTAAGGGTTTCTAATTCGGATTAGGGGTGCTAGGTAATTAGGTTGTTTGCTCTGTTTCTGTTAGGTTTTCGGAAACCAATTAATACCTAAGTTCCTTGTCGCCGCCGTCTCGCAGTGTTGGAAAATACGCCGATCTTGACGGTAAAAGGTAAAGACTAGGTTAGAGGGTGGTGTTTGGTATTAATTTTGGCCGGATTTTAGAGGATTATGTCATTTATGTGAGTGGTGTGATCCTTGTTTTCATCCCTATTGTGTTAATTTGATTGGTTTAGTTGATTAGTTTTAATGTCAAGTTCTTCTTTAACGTTGTTGGGTAGTGTGGTTTTATGCTTTGGTGTTGGAAGTTTCCCTGTTAGAACTGTTAATTTTTGTAGCCCTTTGAGTTTTTTCCAAAATTGGTTTGTTGTTGGATGTCTTATGTGGGTATGTTCAATTTTGAGGCAAGTATGGGTTGTTCGATTGAGTTTAAGTGTTGGCCCGATTCTAATTTCAGAAGAGTTAGTTAACCTTGTTAGTGATCTTGTCCTGGGAGTTCATACTACCTATAGTGGTGGTATGTCAGGTTGTAAGGCGAAGGGAGAAGATGAGGGTGATTATGGAAGGGGGTGTTGGTGTCCACAAAGTTGGGTTGTTAGGTTTAGGTTTGCGATGAGAGGTGATCTCATTGCATTCAAAATTTCTTATCCGAAGACAGCTCCCCAATGTTTGGGGGTTCATAGCTTGTCAACTAGGTTGAGTCTCTCCCGTTCCAAGGAAAGACtccatgtaccttttcaagAAGGTATAAGGTCACTGTCTCAGTTTGTTTGTAAGCATCTCACCCTGCTTACAAAGTTGGTTCAATCAATGAGTGGATTATCTATCCTTCCGTGTCTCTCTTTGTCGTTCAAGTGTCACAGGGTTTCAAGGGCTTCCTTTCGACGTCTACAAGCTTGCTTCGAGCCAAGTGAAAATGGGAATGAAGAAATGTTATGGGGCTTCATCAGTCAAGGGCTGACGATCAAAGTATTCACTGCCTTTGCGGTTTTTAAAGTTTACTGTTTATTTTGGTTTGTAAGAGCTAGTAAAGCTCTAGTAGTAGTTTGTTGTAATATGTGAACCTTTTCAATTATGTATGTTTAAACCTatgtcgaaaaaaaaaaaaaaagcttttgAATAGTTTGGTCTATCTAAAATATAGCAAAttcatttacttttttttttatgaaatctACATGTATTAaattttattgttaatatgaaGTATATTATGACCGTCCATACTTTTCTAAAATGTAAATAATGTATCGTGTGCATTTAGATCGATAATACGGATTAACATAGTTGTATTTAGGGGTGGGCATATTTGATATCCGAAAAATTTCGGATCGGAAAATTTTGATCCGATCCGAAAAATAGTATAAAAAAATCCGATCTGAAATATCCGTACTTAAAGAATTGGATGAGATAACCGATTTATTTAGGACCGGATATCCTATTTATTCCCGACCGGATATCCTATTTATTCCggatattaaatttttttaaaggtgattgtttaaaatgaattaatatttttttagaaaaaatagaaaactcGTATATTTCGGATATTCGAATCCGATCCAAAATTTTCTAGATACCCTATCTGTAATATCCGAATTTTAAAAAAAGGATCATGGATCGGATTATTTTGCCCACCCCTAATTGTATTGCCTCTGGCTCAAAACACCAATTTCATTGCCATAAATGTTTTAAACACACGTTTTAACTCGTAAAAAAGAAGCATTCTAACGGCAGTGAAAAAATAGAGCGAAAAAAGTGGATCGATGGACTAATTAATTAGTTGttgttttattaaaaaaagaaacagaTAATGCAAATAAATTAGAACATCCCAAAATGATTATATATATGATGACTGATGTAGGATATATACtaggaattaaaaaaaaaagaacaaaaactaTTGTACCTTGCTTATCCAGCCAATTCATGCATAAGTCATTTTCTTCCTCATTTTCTTGCGCACCTCCAACTTTAAGCATAGATGGTGGGACTAAAGGGCCGATGGGAATAATGGGTTTGAATTGCATCATGGAATGCACCAAACTTTCTTCTATATCACAAAAAGAACTTCCAAATATCCATCGAAATTCATCTAGAATACTCATGGTTTTCATAACTACCTTTAGAAAATAAGGAGGGCTTGAGGGAAGAATTAAGGTCGGAAGATCCTCTAATTTAAGCAATGGTAATCCAGGTATTTTAAAACCATGATTTGGATCAATTAATTCAGATATATGGGATATATTTTTGTGGTAATAATGATAAAATATGCCATACGTTGCACAAGATTGAATCCATAACATAGCACAAGGAAGTTTGTGCGTGGTTGCAACATTTGTAACCCATGGTACAAAGCAATTGTTGATGATGCATGCAAATCTTTTACCTTTGGCTTCAAGGGTATAAATTAGATCTGAAAGGTTTTTTGCTCCGTTCCTTGGAAGGTACTCTTCTAGGAGGATACCTAGATTCTTGTCGCGGTCAAGTTCATTGTCTAGGCCATCATCGAAGAACTCAAAATCGATGAAGTTGGTTTCTTTGGCTAACCCATTTAACAAGTGGTCTCGAGCATTGTTGGTTGTGGCTACGGTTACATGGAGGCCTTTTGAACTGAGGAGTTTGGCAAAGCGAATCATAGGGCTTATGTGGCCTTGGTAAAATAATGAGACCATTAAAACATTAGTTTCTTTGATGTGCaccattttatttttcaatgataAATTAAGAACGATGAGAGGAGGAAAGCGAGGTGGTATAGTGTAGGAGCAAGTAGGTAACTACTTGAAATTATATAGTCACAGAAGAACGTGATAATGCAAGTGAATCATGCTTAGAATGTGAAATTCAAGCAATACTTTATTAAACTTGATTTAATTAGGGATATGTTTCCttttatgtaaataatattaaaggTAATATATCACATATTATTATTAAAGATtgattataaaatataaaaaattaacaataaaGGTAATATATCACACACTATTTTGAAAAATGGTAACATATCACAccatattttaaacttttggtgttacaaaaaaaaaaaaaaatactagattagatcccgtgcacgcacggattaggaacatttttttacaaaatatttaattgaatattccaaactactgcataattataaaattttgaatatGCTCATTTAAATGTATTCATCTAATATAAATGTTATACATGTGTAATATGCTAATGTGACCAACACATCGAGTGAACATGTTTTTCATATTAACATACCGATTTAACTAAATATTATCAATAAATATttagcaaaattattattacgtagtatttattattgatgtAGTTTATAAACTAACTAGTTTAGGACCCGTGCATCGCAGTGCATCGCACGGATGATCCTAAATTATTTTACTATTACTTCAACtacatttttacaaaaaaaatctaatGGAGTAAAATAGATGTAAATTTTGACATGTGAGATTGATTGAACATGATCACACAAATAGCATAAGTCAGATAAGTTTAATGTCTAATAAGgtcaaataagtttagataaagtCCAATTAGGTCTTATAAGTTTAATAAGCTCAAATATGCTAGTTTCATTAGGGTCTTATGAGTTCAATAAGCtaaaataaggtcctataaggtcCATTATGGTCTTATAAGTTCTAATAAAGTCTACTAAGTTTCAAATGGTCTAATAAGTTCCaatgaataaaataattaatatgatTATTAGTACCATTatgattataattattatattattaataatttatttattattatattttaacaGCTATTTACAGTATTATATtgagtttttttatttatattgttatattaaaataatttatggTTGATACAGTAATTTATGGTTAATAATTATAAATGAAATTTGAAGTATTAATTACTATTTCATATGTTATATTTAATTTACTATCAATATAGTCTTAATGGAAAAGTTAAGTAAACATTTTTAAAGTTAAGTAAAATATGCAATTTAttaatataaaaatttaaatgaaTACGATCCAATCATTTAGAATTCTGTAAATAAAAGTATGGTTGGTCCAATCATTTAGAATCATTTAGAATTAACATATTTCAATGATTGGTCCAtattttgtaaatagatcttaatacccagtatgtactaagtttgacgatatattcaagatagactgtcaggaccagtcctgtgactaagaaatgtctatcaagtgaacttgaatgtcaaaggttgaaaatggtccctagtcggagttttctataaaattggacgcatagaaaacgttagacgattagaatgcaagatgactagtagttctgtttcttgaactatgtggacatggcaatgtcataatcatttgcatagatacttactttgggaagactagtatcggacgagacctatgaaactttactgtaagagatgaaaatctgtcataagtaaatttcattaaaattattagacactaaatcctcaatacctgagtgatttgagattacttgtttgagaactggttgctttgacgttgaccaaccgtcgcaccgtaaaaggaggctataaaggcaacgctcaggtaatcacctatcaaacgaagtctaatctcaagatcgcaagattgggattgtcctcccataaatcgggatgagatgcttaaaagttgtacaaggccactcggagagctagaaactgtgaaatgcatggtcgtgctcggatgaatcataggctatgattatctgtttatttgatcagttgaactctgaaaccgagaaacacctctggacataataaggatgacaactcttaccttatgttcaagagcaagcatcgagcgacaaaggaattaggaaatgcacacttgtccctaaggacaagtgggagactgaaggaaataatgcccttggtccaagtatgcattcaaagttaagtctaataaatgcggttcagtattaattaacaagttaataattcagtgagatcaagtgagctgaatgcctagctagaggccgcttcagttcaagtggaattaatgatattaatccacaacttactcttgactgaacccgtagggtcacacaaatagtacgtaaacggatcaagtatttaatggcattaaatactccatctatggatattcggaatcgacggatcttggtttcagtgggagctgagatcgtcacaggcaagaaatgaatactccggaaacgatgatattgccggaaacggaaatatggatcgtatcggaaatataaatattatccaagtcgtagatgtttccggaaacggaaacatggtacgtatcggaaaatattatcggaaatggaaatattgccggaatcggaaatattgccggaaacggaaatattgtcagaaacggaaatattatcggaatcggaaaataattccggaaacggaaatattaaatatttgttcgaaacggaaattaattccggaatcggaaatattaaatgttgttcgtatcggaaatgaattccggaatcgggaatttaatcggaagcgtatcgtacgaattagcatcggacgaggcccgctagacgaaggcccagcacgaagccaggccatcgcccagcgagccgcacgcaacgcacgcctcgaccaggcccagcacaaggccaggcccagccaagggcgcgcgcgcgcacacagcaccgcacatgggctgtgcgcttgtcgtgggccgcaaggcctgcgcgggtgcacggcttgtgcgatgcgtatgccggaaatcctaattctattgggattcatgcgaagattaaaatcctaatcttattagaattgctttgttatttagagtcctaataaagttctaattaacaaatccacatcctagtaggattacaattccttttccatacctctataaataagggcctaggggtcattatttatacacaagttttcaagtattcaaaactaggatttttaagcagaaaaatcagccataactcttgcccatttagccgaaaataatagtaccctaagggcgattctagttggtcaatcttaaggcggatccggacgtgccgtggactatctacggagggacgacacttggagtcctaaagacttgttcttgttcggttcgggcgcagctagggaaggcacgcaacaaagagtatgcatctaaattatgctatatgattatgtgtaaataatatgtattcctggcttaatggttttttccgcatgatttatgaattgtcatatgaatcataacccaacagtggtatcacgagcctcttattattttcataatctaaattgcatgaacatggttaaatattacaaatttgcaagaattaaaaggggtgattaattttcgtaattgttaattaattgcaaattgcgtttatttaattatacgtacgcagtttttcggcagtttcttcgttactcatccaaatcgagtgatttttgtctcaattccgcatgtaaaaggcattctaaaattttgacaaaaatagtgtttttctgccgaacccagaattctcaaattcgaagcctaactatgacttttcgaaggttttagtttttcgaatgcaaaatttcgtaaatttaagatgttaaattaaatatttgcgattcttgttgataaatcttgaatttttgattgacctactgtatatgtttaacaagtttgaatgcctagccttgttaattatgcaatctaatttgtaattatgattaatttgttgaaaattagaataatttagaattaatttgattttcataattaattataatttaattagaaacctatgattaaaaaccaccataaaaattgtaaatttatgataaaatttaaattttttatgacctaggcttgaatccatgattatcggaaatcaattgaataataaatttttgattttttcgccctaaaattgtgaaattaatattaatttattaatttgtcattaattttaaatataaattttaaatttttatgcgattcgttcatataacttgcacgcacaaaggaatggacgcttcgtgttacccttaaggggtgttgtatagtgcgggcatgcgacgacgagcaagggagct
This Spinacia oleracea cultivar Varoflay chromosome 6, BTI_SOV_V1, whole genome shotgun sequence DNA region includes the following protein-coding sequences:
- the LOC110790755 gene encoding UDP-glycosyltransferase 84B2-like, which produces MVHIKETNVLMVSLFYQGHISPMIRFAKLLSSKGLHVTVATTNNARDHLLNGLAKETNFIDFEFFDDGLDNELDRDKNLGILLEEYLPRNGAKNLSDLIYTLEAKGKRFACIINNCFVPWVTNVATTHKLPCAMLWIQSCATYGIFYHYYHKNISHISELIDPNHGFKIPGLPLLKLEDLPTLILPSSPPYFLKVVMKTMSILDEFRWIFGSSFCDIEESLVHSMMQFKPIIPIGPLVPPSMLKVGGAQENEEENDLCMNWLDKQGKSSVIYIALGSISVLSQSETEALAMALESDKNRRFLWVRKEGKEGWGRKMGELPEGFIENTKDRGLIVPWCCQEKVLMHPAIECFLTHCGWNSTLETIMAGVPIIAYPDWTDQPTNAILLVDVFKVGVRMSKKKDGELEKEEIERCIMEVTTGPRALAMKEQSIMWKEAAKKATLSGGSSNMNIENFINELKGKIV